The following are encoded together in the Fusarium keratoplasticum isolate Fu6.1 chromosome 1, whole genome shotgun sequence genome:
- a CDS encoding FAD-binding PCMH-type domain-containing protein, whose amino-acid sequence MSISTTELLQSHLSEAGIPFAVPGSSEFVSLQTSYTGRHDEVRPSVITRPQSAEQVATIIKSCLSLKLDPVVRGGGHDMFGRFSALDAVSIDLRDLNTVTISPDKKIARVGGGATNYQVLEVLSKHGLTAPAGSCGTVGFVGWCLGGGFGPYVHSYGLGADQIAGARVVQANGELVEADARLLKGLRGGGGSLAIVVELEVKTWPLCEVQAGMLFFESSDIAGTVINFFTNYNNLVNTYKDIPSKLYLMPSIWIYPKVGLSLTCGFIWNGSASDESRLWLERVSKLAPLSPNISDVHSTVMNTNALGFAAMVKDMIPAQVLGRCQSADISHFSPEVVDELAQIAHAIPRDSSGGVNIHTLRADSPSCRPDTPDSVLPYRKPHVMFEFLGLGDDEASARGAAAWALDARNRISALPDAEGPTYLPLTAPEFVDLETTFGGHLEELRQLKREYDPAGVFKHTLPKLV is encoded by the exons AAAGCCATCTTTCTGAGGCCGGTATTCCTTTTGCCGTTCCTGGCTCAAGTGAGTTTGTATCCCTGCAAACCAGCTATACCGGCCGGCATGATGAGGTTCGGCCCAGCGTCATCACCAGACCCCAGTCCGCCGAGCAAGTGGCTACTATTATCAAATCATGTTTGAGCCTTAAGCTGGACCCGGTGGTTCGCGGTGGCGGGCATGACATGTTCGGGCGCTTCTCGGCCCTCGACGCCGTGAGCATCGATCTACGCGATCTCAACACGGTCACTATATCGCCAGATAAAAAGATAGCAagagtgggaggaggggcGACAAATTATCAGGTACTCGAGGTCTTGAGCAAGCATGGACTGACAGCTCCCGCGGGATCCTGTGGAACAGTCGGTTTTGTGGGATGGTGTCTTGGGGGTGGATTTGGTCCTTATGTCCACTCGTACGGGCTGGGAGCCGACCAAATTGCCGGTGCCCGAGTTGTCCAGGCCAATGGGGAGCTAGTTGAAGCTGATGCTCGCCTACTCAAGGGTCTGCGTGGGGGCGGCGGAAGTCTCGCCATCGTTGTCGAGCTGGAGGTCAAGACGTGGCCGCTCTGTGAG GTCCAGGCGGGAATGCTCTTCTTCGAATCATCTGACATTGCCGGCACTGTAATTAATTTTTTCACCAACTACAACAACCTCGTAAACACGTACAAGGACATTCCCAGCAAGCTCTATCTGATGCCGTCGATCTGGATCTACCCGAAAGTCGGACTGTCTCTCACCTGCGGTTTCATCTGGAACGGGTCTGCGAGCGACGAGTCTCGTCTGTGGCTTGAGCGAGTGAGCAAGCTGGCACCTCTCTCACCTAATATCTCGGATGTGCACTCGACCGTCATGAACACGAATGCGCTGGGCTTTGCGGCTATGGTGAAAGACATGATACCCGCTCAGGTTCTCGGCCGTTGTCAGTCAGCAGACATCTCCCACTTCTCACCCGAGGTGGTGGATGAGCTGGCCCAAATTGCCCACGCCATCCCCCGCGACAGCTCCGGTGGTGTCAACATCCACACACTCCGTGCCGACAGCCCATCTTGCAGGCCCGACACGCCGGACTCTGTTCTGCCGTACCGAAAACCCCACGTGATGTTCGAATTCCTCGGCCTGGGAGATGACGAGGCCTCGGCGCGGGGCGCGGCAGCTTGGGCGTTAGATGCACGTAATAGAATCTCAGCACTTCCAGATGCAGAAGGTCCCACGTATCTACCCTTGACCGCCCCCGAGTTCGTCGACCTGGAGACAACCTTTGGAGGGCATCTGGAAGAGCTGCGGCAGCTGAAACGGGAGTATGACCCGGCGGGGGTTTTTAAGCATACACTTCCAAAGCTCGTATGA
- a CDS encoding AA-permease domain-containing protein, with protein sequence MEGIDKKHNDVEAGRESPSIEPTALPTNNQTTDSKGLEYGTRNLGTLNRRLKSRHVQFLALSGAIGTGLFVGSGQVLSLAGPLSAFLSFTITGFNIFCVLNSVGEMASWLPIPGPVPIFAARFVDPALGFALAWNYWYQFAIGVPIEVTVSAVIVDYWHNNVPKVALISLFYFPMVFLNCLPVRIYGEAEFVFGAIKLTTIVGLIILMFIITVGGAPNGEAIGFKYWIHPGPMNEYLRPGALGRFLAFWKVFVQATFSYGGSEMVVMAAGETENPRRNIPKAIRRVFWRIVLFYILSVFLVGLCVSSKDPALLNAINSSAPGAAQSPFVIAIRNGGIKTLPSIINAVILTSAWSSGNSLFYAGTRVLYAAALDGKAPAILAYEKFGVPYLCVAVTSAFGLLVYLNVSNSGAEVFFWLSNLSGVGALIIWASVCYTYLRFYYCLKYNGIDRNTLPYKSPMQPFLAYFSVSFCTIVAIFNGFDAFFPGRFSAKTFIPPYINIPIFIILVFGFKYVKKTKFVKYSEMDIWSGKAEIDALEPTWPVVKPRNWLERIWFWIA encoded by the coding sequence ATGGAAGGAATAGACAAGAAGCACAATGATGTCGAAGCGGGGAGGGAGTCACCCAGCATCGAACCAACAGCATTaccaaccaacaaccaaacTACCGACAGCAAGGGGTTGGAATACGGAACACGCAATCTCGGCACTCTGAACCGTAGGCTCAAGTCCCGACATGTTCAGTTCCTTGCCTTGTCCGGTGCCATCGGCACGGGCCTTTTCGTAGGCAGCGGACAGGTGCTTTCGCTTGCTGGCCCGCTCTCGGCCTTCCTGTCCTTCACCATCACCGGTTTCAACATCTTTTGCGTCCTCAACAGCGTCGGtgagatggcttcatggTTGCCTATCCCGGGCCCTGTTCCAATCTTTGCCGCCCGGTTCGTGGACCCGGCTTTGGGGTTTGCCCTCGCTTGGAACTATTGGTATCAGTTTGCCATTGGAGTTCCTATCGAGGTGACAGTTTCAGCCGTCATTGTTGATTACTGGCACAACAATGTCCCCAAAGTCGCACTCATCAGCCTTTTCTATTTCCCCATGGTCTTCCTCAACTGTTTGCCCGTTCGCATCTATGGTGAAGCCGAGTTCGTCTTTGGCGCCATCAAGCTGACCACGATTGTGggcttgatcatcttgatgTTCATCATTACTGTTGGCGGTGCTCCCAATGGCGAGGCGATTGGCTTCAAGTACTGGATCCACCCAGGACCTATGAATGAGTACCTGAGGCCAGGCGCATTGGGAAGGTTTCTGGCTTTCTGGAAAGTCTTTGTGCAGGCAACATTCTCCTATGGTGGCAGTGAGATGGTTGTCATGGCCGCAGGAGAGACAGAGAACCCTCGACGCAACATCCCCAAGGCTATTCGTCGAGTCTTCTGGAGAATTGTTCTCTTTTACATCCTttccgtcttcctcgtcggtcTTTGCGTCTCGTCCAAGGACCCTGCCCTCCTGAACGCCATCAACTCCTCTGCCCCTGGAGCAGCTCAAAGTCCCTTCGTTATCGCCATTCGCAACGGCGGTATTAAAACACTCCCCTCGATCATCAATGCTGTTATCCTCACCTCGGCTTGGTCATCTGGCAACTCGCTGTTTTATGCCGGCACTCGTGTTCTCTATGCCGCTGCCCTGGATGGTAAGGCACCAGCCATCCTAGCGTATGAGAAGTTTGGCGTGCCCTACCTCTGTGTCGCGGTGACCTCTGCTTTTGGACTCTTGGTCTACCTCAACGTCAGCAATAGTGGCGCCGAAgtcttcttctggctcagtAATCTGAGCGGCGTCGGAGCTCTTATCATCTGGGCCAGTGTCTGCTACACATATCTTCGCTTCTACTACTGCCTCAAGTATAACGGAATCGACCGCAACACTCTTCCGTACAAGTCACCAATGCAGCCATTCCTGGCTTATTTCTCTGTTTCATTCTGCACAATTGTTGCTATCTTTAACGGATTCGACGCCTTCTTCCCTGGACGCTTCAGTGCCAAGACCTTCATCCCGCCTTACATCAACATCCCTATCTTCATCATACTGGTTTTTGGCTTCAAGTatgtcaagaagaccaagttTGTCAAATATTCAGAGATGGATATCTGGTCCGGAAAGGCAGAGATTGATGCGTTGGAACCAACTTGGCCAGTGGTCAAACCCAGGAATTGGCTGGAACGCATCTGGTTCTGGATTGCCTGA
- a CDS encoding N-acetyltransferase domain-containing protein, with translation MDYDTEEIVNAFRSARLQYVRADQSDSNLKVFLPTIEQDPVIQAMAAPTMLQPKGKKAADSYLESVVNSLLGVAICLLPEEEKRVNPESDKSDTEQKQSPTIIGIMCIGWGGISPSVAHHRTAEIGISLARPYQNQGYGREAINWMLDWGFRHAALHSIGISTACYNPKAAHLYESMGFKPEGRRRGTIWQNRKWYDLLEFGMLEDEWEKLRGITP, from the coding sequence ATGGATTACGATACGGAAGAGATCGTCAACGCCTTCCGGTCAGCCCGGCTCCAATACGTCCGGGCCGACCAATCCGACAGCAATTTGAAAGTTTTTCTACCAACAATTGAACAAGACCCCGTCATTCAGGCCATGGCTGCCCCAACGATGCTGCAACCCAAGGGCAAGAAAGCTGCCGATAGCTACCTTGAATCCGTCGTCAATTCTTTGCTCGGCGTGGCAATATGTCTTTTGcctgaagaggagaagagggtcaATCCAGAGAGCGACAAGAGCGACACAgagcagaagcagagccCAACCATTATCGGCATAATGTGCATCGGCTGGGGAGGCATCTCACCATCCGTGGCACACCACCGCACTGCCGAGATCGGTATTAGTCTTGCCAGGCCATACCAAAACCAAGGCTACGGGCGCGAGGCTATCAACTGGATGTTGGACTGGGGATTCAGGCACGCCGCGCTTCATTCCATTGGCATATCTACTGCCTGTTATAACCCAAAGGCTGCACATTTGTATGAGAGTATGGGCTTTAAACCGGAAGGGCGAAGAAGGGGGACAATCTGGCAAAACCGCAAGTGGTATGATTTGTTAGAGTTTGGCATGCTTGAGGACGAGTGGGAAAAGCTTAGGGGCATTACCCCGTAA
- a CDS encoding Protein-S-isoprenylcysteine O-methyltransferase codes for MISLHNLSFSVAVLLSSFITMLCSKAPNSTPRGGWNQDRLGFYATPAAAILRRLMAGGIGLVHAFIVLKTPSTSLICPHSDNLNWQLFDWNTYTLVCLALVTCVGGPLRLLAFAQLGGNFTFRLGPPSTLTTTGVYRYMQHPGYTGQIIVLLTNLALYFRWDGVPGCWLPENGHQRLDGWGFPCAVIIIFGIVRRLLMRTKDEEEMLRKTFGAEWIKWHQSTKRFIPGVI; via the coding sequence ATGATTTCCCTTCACAATCTGTCGTTCTCTGTTGCGGTCCTCTTGTccagcttcatcaccatgttATGCTCCAAGGCACCCAATTCTACTCCACGTGGCGGCTGGAACCAAGATCGACTTGGCTTTTACGCTACCCCTGCTGCAGCAATTCTGCGACGTCTGATGGCCGGAGGAATCGGCCTCGTTCATGCATTTATTGTGCTCAAGACTCCCAGCACCAGTCTTATTTGCCCACATTCCGACAATCTCAACTGGCAACTTTTCGACTGGAACACATATACCCTGGTGTGCCTTGCCCTGGTTACCTGTGTTGGCGGGCCCCTTCGTCTGTTGGCGTTTGCTCAACTGGGGGGTAATTTTACCTTCCGCCTTGGACCaccaagcactttgaccaCAACGGGAGTATATCGCTACATGCAGCACCCGGGCTATACGGGACAAATCATCGTCTTGCTGACGAACCTGGCTCTTTACTTCCGGTGGGATGGAGTACCAGGCTGCTGGCTTCCCGAGAATGGACACCAGAGACTCGATGGCTGGGGGTTCCCCTGTGCCGTTATTATTATCTTTGGTATTGTGCGGAGGCTATTGATGAGAAccaaggatgaagaagagatgctGCGGAAAACATTTGGGGCCGAATGGATCAAGTGGCATCAGTCTACCAAGAGGTTTATACCTGGCGTTATCTGA
- a CDS encoding DUF1907 domain-containing protein, giving the protein MHTQKIPLSPPSLDELADKLKAPLDANFEESSVSVVTCPDLREPPFRLATEGLSGDEKIADIGGQPNLFPRPVLGTIWSMPDLAKAMEMSPEKGSLIGAGAGPFHIVGQNCELAQNLSWKGGFDGVANGSRIAQISPDTGGVGVEKSPSLDCALMMNLFGSAGNPGPVLKITARKRTGSERSFTECIRKALHAAYGDQQIISLGGVVLVKSGTAKYHVMPDFPSEEELPFKSRKQLDNWLTYHDFNGPVVCLSVLHSADPGKRIGLRMEHTHGFSPLGKNAGGHYHYDIDEAVEEVQYEAYFNTAKIIYRIDKPEAILDRDMHD; this is encoded by the coding sequence ATGCATACCCAGAAGATCCCCCTCTCCCCGCCCAGTCTCGACGAGCTGGctgacaagctcaaggctcCTCTCGATGCCAACTTCGAAGAGTCATCAGTCAGCGTCGTCACATGTCCCGACCTGCGAGAACCTCCCTTCCGCCTGGCCACCGAAGGGCTCTCCGGTGACGAAAAGATCGCAGACATCGGCGGCCAGCCGAACCTCTTTCCCCGTCCTGTGCTCGGCACCATCTGGTCTATGCCTGATCTCGCCAAAGCCATGGAGATGAGCCCCGAAAAAGGAAGCCTTATCGGTGCTGGAGCCGGCCCATTCCACATCGTCGGCCAGAACTGCGAGCTTGCGCAGAATTTGAGCTGGAAAGGAGGGTTCGACGGCGTGGCCAATGGGTCGCGAATTGCCCAGATCAGTCCTGACACCGGAGGCGTCGGCGTTGAGAAGAGCCCGTCTTTGGACTGTGCTCTCATGATGAATCTTTTCGGCTCTGCAGGAAACCCCGGTCCAGTCCTGAAGATCACCGCACGCAAGCGGACGGGATCAGAGAGGAGCTTCACTGAATGCATCCGCAAGGCACTCCATGCTGCGTACGGCGACCAACAGATCATTAGTCTCGGCGGCGTTGTCTTGGTCAAATCAGGGACGGCAAAATATCACGTCATGCCTGACTTCCCTTCAGAGGAGGAGCTGCCATTCAAGAGCCGGAAGCAGCTAGACAACTGGCTGACCTACCACGACTTTAATGGGCCCGTCGTGTGCTTGTCAGTTTTGCACTCGGCAGACCCGGGAAAAAGGATCGGGCTACGGATGGAGCATACGCATGGCTTCTCGCCGTTGGGGAAGAATGCTGGGGGACATTATCACTATGACATCGATGAAGCTGTGGAAGAGGTCCAGTATGAGGCATACTTCAACACGGCAAAGATAATCTATCGGATTGATAAGCCGGAGGCTATTCTGGACCGGGACATGCACGATTAG
- a CDS encoding GH43-C2 domain-containing protein, with the protein MKSLVLFLGLVASTIPFVVTTPTHGARAENFQNPIIYSDFPDNDVFLGPDGFYYFSASNFHYSPGAPILRSKDLLNWDLIGHSIPRLEFGDGYDLPNSNTRAYRGGTWASSLRYRESNKLWYWIGCTNFWNTWVFTSPSPTGPWKKAAQLGTGGTCYYDNGILIDDDDTMYVVYGSNNVKVSQLSKDGLSEVKSQQVLNNTSIGVDGLEGNRMYKINGQYYILNDDPNASATWIWKSDSPFGPYKSKNLAKGVTPPLSGGNSPHQGSLIKTPAGEWYFMSFTWAYPAGRLPVLAPIRWGNDGFPVLVTGANGGWGASYPLPSGSNGLTKNWGRTDRFQGTSLDPSWEWNHNPDVTSYEINNGLTLRTASVTNDIYSARNTLTHRTHGDHPVGTVKIDFSKLADGDRAGLAAFRDQSAYIGIHRSNGKSTLAVAQGMIIDEWSGETKSLGEVKATAEVAEGKTQVWLRAELDTSPTGSRNAVFSYSWDGSKFEKLGPNYELYNGWAFFIAYRFGIFNYATQALGGSIKVESFTAA; encoded by the coding sequence ATGAAGTCGCTTGTGCTATTTCTAGGTCTTGTTGCCTCCACTATCCCGTTCGTGGTCACGACCCCTACGCACGGCGCTAGAGCCGAGAATTTCCAAAACCCCATCATCTATTCTGACTTCCCGGACAATGATGTATTCCTGGGACCCGATGGGTTCTACTACTTCTCTGCGTCCAACTTTCATTACAGCCCGGGGGCTCCCATTCTTCGCTCCAAAGATCTCCTCAACTGGGATCTTATCGGACATTCTATCCCACGTTTAGAGTTTGGAGACGGCTATGATCTTCCCAACAGCAACACTCGCGCCTATAGAGGGGGAACTTGGGCTTCATCGCTGAGATACCGAGAGAGCAACAAACTGTGGTACTGGATCGGCTGCACAAACTTCTGGAACACCTGGGTCTTCACTTCTCCATCCCCAACCGGgccctggaagaaggcagCGCAGCTTGGAACGGGCGGGACTTGCTACTACGACAATGGCATTCTaatcgatgatgacgacacCATGTATGTCGTCTACGGGTCAAACAACGTCAAAGTTTCTCAGCTTTCCAAGGACGGCCTTAGTGAAGTGAAATCTCAGCAAGTCCTGAACAACACTTCTATTGGGGTTGATGGTCTAGAGGGAAACCGCATGTACAAGATCAACGGCCAGTACTACATACTGAACGATGACCCTAATGCCTCAGCAACTTGGATTTGGAAGTCTGATAGCCCCTTCGGCCCTTACAAATCCAAGAACCTCGCCAAAGGCGTCACACCCCCCCTCAGCGGTGGCAATTCCCCCCACCAGGGAAGCCTGATCAAGACTCCTGCAGGCGAGTGGTACTTCATGTCCTTTACCTGGGCATACCCTGCTGGTCGTCTTCCCGTCTTGGCCCCAATTCGCTGGGGCAATGATGGTTTCCCAGTTCTCGTGACTGGTGCTAATGGTGGCTGGGGAGCCTCGTACCCGCTTCCCTCCGGCAGTAATGGCCTCACCAAGAATTGGGGGCGGACGGATCGTTTCCAAGGCACGTCGCTTGATCCGTCCTGGGAGTGGAACCATAATCCCGACGTCACCTCCTACGAGATCAACAATGGCTTGACTCTTCGCACGGCCAGCGTAACCAACGATATATACTCGGCGAGGAACACTCTGACTCATCGAACCCATGGAGATCACCCTGTCGGTACCGTCAAGATTGACTTTAGCAAACTGGCCGATGGCGACCGAGCAGGTTTGGCGGCATTCCGCGATCAGAGCGCCTATATCGGCATCCATCGATCCAACGGCAAATCCACCCTTGCAGTCGCACAAGGAATGATTATTGACGAATGGTCAGGAGAGACCAAGAGTTTgggcgaggtcaaggccacgGCGGAGGTAGCAGAGGGCAAGACACAGGTGTGGTTGCGCGCCGAGTTGGACACGAGCCCTACGGGGTCTCGGAACGCCGTCTTCTCCTACAGTTGGGACGGAAGTAAATTTGAGAAACTTGGTCCGAACTACGAGCTATACAATGGCTGGGCATTCTTCATTGCTTACCGCTTTGGCATTTTCAATTATGCCACTCAGGCACTAGGCGGCTCGATCAAGGTTGAATCATTCACAGCTGCATGA
- a CDS encoding DAO domain-containing protein has translation MSAHDSIVIVGAGIIGLDVALVLAERGYGQSITVIAEHLPGDTALSYTSPWAGCNFSAISGTDTNALRWDKLGYFHLSKLASERPEKTYVRRTPSTELWDDNVPHDKIKTMSEYLEDFQPLSAEQLPEGVKFGASFTTLTVNAPKHLLYLYHRLKRDYGVRFIRQKLPNLQAAFSSHSTQIVFNCTGNAAKSLPGVEDSKCYPTRGQVLLTLAPEVQTNIMRHGKDYETYVIPRPYSKGHVILGGYMQKGNGDGATYSYETEDILDRTKELSTEVRESDIEVIAAFSGLRPSREGGARVEREDLSITGQKRTVIHNYGAGGTGFQAGYGMAVDAVSAAEPLLSEIRALLRSKL, from the exons atgtctgcACACGACAGCATTGTCATTGTTGG CGCGGGCAtcattggccttgatgtcgcCCTGGTCCTTGCGGAACGAGGTTATGGCCAGTCTATTACTGTCATTGCTGAGCACCTGCCTGGCGATACCGCTCTGAGCTATACCTCCCCGTG GGCTGGTTGCAacttctcggccatctcagGCACAGACACCAATGCCTTGAGATGGGACAAACTCGGGTACTTTCACTTGAGCAAGTTGGCCTCTGAAAGGCCTGAGAAAACCTATGTTCGACGGACACCATCCACCGAGCTGTGGGACGACAATGTTCCTCatgacaagatcaagaccatgTCTGAGTATCTCGAAGAT TTTCAACCTTTGTCCGCCGAGCAGTTGCCTGAGGGAGTCAAGTTCGGTGCATCTTTCACAACACTAACAGTCAATGCTCCCAAGCACCTGCTCTACCTCTACCACAGGCTGAAGCGGGACTACGGCGTCCGATTCATTCGACAAAAACTTCCTAACCTCCAAGCAGCCTTCTCTAGTCACTCCACTCAGATTGTTTTCAACTGCACTGGAAACGCGGCCAAGTCACTTCCTGGAGTTGAAGACTCCAAGTGCTACCCAACGCGGGGCCAAGTTCTGTTGACGCTTGCTCCTGAAGTACAGACGAATATCATGAGGCACGGCAAGGACTACGAGACCTATGTCATCCCTCGGCCCTATTCCAAAGGACACGTGATCCTTGGCGGATATATGCAGAAGGGAAATGG AGACGGTGCCACTTACTCGTACGAGACTGAGGATATCCTGGATCGTACAAAGGAGCTTAGTACCGAGGTCCGAGAAAGTGATATTGAGGTCATCGCTGCATTTTCTGGCCTACGACCTTCTCGTGAGGGTGGTGCTCGAGTGGAACGGGAGGACCTGTCTATTACGGGCCAGAAGCGTACCGTCATCCACAACTATGGAGCAGGCGGTACTGGATTTCAAGCTGGCTATGGAATGGCAGTTGATGCCGTCAGCGCTGCTGAGCCCCTGCTGTCCGAGATTCGAGCCCTGTTGCGATCCAAGTTGTAA